From Candidatus Neomarinimicrobiota bacterium, the proteins below share one genomic window:
- the sfsA gene encoding DNA/RNA nuclease SfsA: protein MERPNRFLTKIEIDGKVVESHLPDPGRLKELLIKGARLRVRKVPETAIHRKTKWTTVMVKSGKQYISLDTNLPNKLVKRLLENKELPFLKDWNLKKTEVTVGKHRFDFLLENKDSEFFLEVKSVTLVENGVAMFPDAVTERGKKHMEELSKLRDSGFGAGVLFVCQRSDVREFTPHWERDPKFASSLLRAKSLGVKVWVIVCEVTSTEINYKYSLPYILEHK from the coding sequence CTGGAACGTCCCAACAGATTCCTAACCAAAATAGAAATTGACGGAAAGGTGGTCGAAAGCCATCTGCCGGATCCCGGTAGATTGAAGGAACTGCTGATTAAAGGCGCCCGGCTGAGAGTTCGAAAAGTGCCTGAGACAGCAATACACAGGAAAACGAAGTGGACAACAGTCATGGTCAAATCAGGAAAACAATATATATCTCTTGATACGAACCTCCCGAATAAATTGGTAAAACGATTGTTAGAAAATAAAGAACTTCCGTTTCTGAAGGATTGGAATTTGAAAAAAACGGAGGTAACTGTAGGTAAGCATAGGTTCGATTTTCTTTTAGAAAATAAAGATTCAGAATTTTTTCTTGAGGTTAAGTCAGTTACGCTTGTGGAAAATGGAGTTGCAATGTTCCCCGATGCGGTGACTGAAAGAGGGAAAAAACATATGGAAGAACTATCAAAATTGAGAGATTCAGGGTTTGGCGCAGGAGTCCTTTTTGTATGTCAGAGATCCGATGTTCGGGAATTTACGCCTCACTGGGAAAGAGACCCGAAATTTGCATCCTCATTATTGAGGGCAAAATCGCTTGGAGTAAAGGTCTGGGTTATCGTTTGTGAGGTCACATCGACAGAGATAAATTACAAATATTCCTTACCTTATATATTAGAGCATAAATAA
- the trpE gene encoding anthranilate synthase component I, translating into MTFGDFKALCSKKHKINKGVIVPVYKKILADLLTPVNAYLKIRDKSDYSFLLESVEGGERIARYSFIGYEPSEIVSLQDGKVTHITGESTSSCDGNGLDQLRDILSKYEPVEITGLPPLTCGAIGYLSYNSVRYFFNLNGNSSSAAFSKDQPPDMEFAFYRTIMAFDHFKHQAILVSNVFIDSEELKSLNDNDLREKYDSALSRVNSFETILNNDIDHKPNQIEIGDYHETFERDDFLKSVEKAKEHIVQGDAFQIVLSRREELENHPEPFEVYRALRTINPSPYLFFLQMRDQIITGSSPEMLVKVEDRKLHVRPIAGTRPRGKTKSEDEALETELRRDEKERAEHAMLVDLGRNDVGKVSKYGTVKVSELMAVERYSHVMHLVSRVTGELAEEYDALDALIAAFPAGTVTGAPKKRAMEIIQDLEPVSRGIYAGGVGYLDYKGNLDTCIAIRTITFKGGKAFIQAGAGIVFDSIPENEYEECQNKAKVLKEAISMAAKGFK; encoded by the coding sequence ATGACATTCGGTGATTTTAAGGCTCTTTGTTCGAAAAAGCATAAAATTAATAAGGGAGTTATAGTACCGGTATACAAAAAAATTCTGGCTGATTTACTCACACCCGTAAATGCGTATCTAAAAATCAGAGACAAATCAGATTACTCCTTCTTGCTTGAGAGTGTGGAGGGCGGGGAGAGGATTGCACGATATTCCTTTATCGGATACGAACCGTCAGAAATTGTTTCTTTACAGGATGGCAAGGTTACACACATAACAGGAGAGAGTACAAGCAGCTGCGACGGCAATGGATTAGATCAGCTGCGGGATATATTATCAAAATATGAGCCGGTGGAAATAACGGGTCTCCCTCCTCTGACATGCGGAGCGATCGGGTACTTATCTTATAATTCTGTCAGATACTTTTTTAATCTCAACGGTAACTCCTCATCCGCCGCGTTCTCTAAAGATCAGCCGCCCGATATGGAATTCGCGTTTTACAGAACGATCATGGCTTTCGACCACTTCAAACATCAAGCCATACTTGTCAGCAACGTATTCATCGATTCCGAAGAACTTAAATCATTAAACGATAATGATTTACGGGAAAAATATGATTCTGCCTTAAGTCGCGTGAACTCGTTCGAGACGATTTTAAATAACGATATTGACCATAAACCGAATCAAATTGAGATCGGTGATTACCATGAAACATTCGAACGGGATGATTTTCTGAAATCCGTCGAAAAAGCAAAAGAACATATCGTTCAGGGAGATGCATTCCAGATCGTACTTTCCCGCAGGGAAGAATTGGAAAATCATCCTGAACCCTTTGAAGTCTATCGAGCCTTACGCACGATAAATCCTTCCCCCTATCTATTTTTCCTTCAGATGCGCGACCAGATAATTACGGGGTCGTCGCCTGAGATGCTTGTTAAAGTAGAAGACAGAAAATTGCATGTTCGTCCTATAGCAGGTACTCGCCCGAGAGGAAAGACTAAATCGGAAGACGAGGCATTAGAGACCGAGCTCAGGAGAGATGAGAAAGAACGTGCCGAGCATGCAATGCTCGTTGATCTCGGTAGAAATGACGTAGGAAAAGTTTCAAAATACGGCACGGTAAAAGTATCAGAACTTATGGCAGTAGAGCGTTATTCACACGTGATGCACCTTGTGAGCAGGGTTACAGGCGAACTTGCTGAAGAGTATGATGCTCTTGACGCTCTTATTGCCGCGTTCCCCGCCGGCACCGTTACCGGAGCTCCAAAGAAACGTGCTATGGAAATTATTCAAGACCTCGAGCCTGTCAGTAGGGGAATCTATGCCGGCGGTGTAGGATACCTTGACTATAAAGGGAATTTGGATACCTGTATTGCAATCAGGACGATTACTTTCAAAGGCGGAAAAGCATTCATTCAAGCCGGTGCGGGTATCGTCTTCGATTCTATCCCCGAAAACGAGTATGAAGAATGCCAGAATAAAGCAAAAGTTCTCAAAGAAGCAATCTCAATGGCAGCAAAGGGGTTCAAATGA
- a CDS encoding aminodeoxychorismate/anthranilate synthase component II, whose translation MIAVIDNYDSFTYNLVQHLGELGSEIRVFKNDEIGESELLKLKPEALIISPGPGRPKDTGVSMGAIKLLGSTVPTLGICLGHQCIAEVFGGKVIEAAEILHGKTSLISHEKHPIFSDISNPFKATRYHSLVVESDSLPAELETIASSDDGTIMALAHREYPIYGMQFHPESVFTNVGMHLLENFLKIVEKHNSRRE comes from the coding sequence ATGATTGCGGTTATAGACAATTACGATTCCTTCACATATAACCTTGTCCAACATCTTGGGGAGCTCGGCTCTGAAATTAGAGTATTTAAGAATGATGAAATCGGAGAATCAGAGCTGTTGAAATTGAAACCGGAAGCCCTTATAATTTCACCCGGACCCGGAAGACCGAAAGACACCGGAGTTTCAATGGGAGCCATCAAGCTACTTGGGTCAACTGTTCCCACTCTCGGTATATGTCTCGGCCACCAGTGTATTGCCGAAGTTTTCGGAGGTAAAGTTATTGAGGCGGCTGAGATACTTCATGGAAAGACCTCCCTTATCAGTCACGAGAAGCACCCGATATTCAGTGACATCTCAAATCCTTTTAAGGCGACTCGATATCATAGCCTTGTAGTGGAGTCAGATTCTCTGCCGGCGGAGCTTGAAACAATCGCCTCTTCCGACGACGGGACTATCATGGCTCTGGCTCACCGGGAATACCCGATATATGGGATGCAGTTCCATCCGGAATCCGTCTTTACCAATGTGGGGATGCATTTGCTTGAAAATTTTCTGAAGATAGTTGAAAAACATAATTCGAGGCGGGAATGA
- the trpD gene encoding anthranilate phosphoribosyltransferase encodes MIESFISKVMRGVSLSRSEASEAMGAIMSGDTPAAQIAAFLTALRIKGEDVEEVTGFVEIMRANATPVSTEGDSILDMCGTGGDGAGTFNISTISSFIVAAGGVQVSKHGNRAVSSQCGSADLLSELGVNIEMPVEKLSSCLQEVGMAFLFAPMLHPAMKHAAGPRRELKMRTIFNLLGPMTNPSNPTLQLMGVYDFDLAVLVAEVLQNVGVKRALIVQGADGLDEVTLTGATRCMELNENSINEIELNPDSFNLPRLKTEDISGDFDPNRCGVIATDILSGKEGPKRDIVVANASAGLYLGGKSGTFEDAARLAEDIIDSGKAADLLEKLKEFTARA; translated from the coding sequence ATGATTGAATCTTTCATTTCGAAAGTTATGAGAGGCGTCTCATTGAGCCGAAGCGAAGCTTCCGAAGCCATGGGCGCCATTATGAGCGGCGATACTCCTGCTGCTCAAATCGCCGCATTTTTGACAGCGCTGAGAATTAAGGGAGAAGACGTGGAAGAAGTTACGGGTTTTGTGGAGATTATGCGAGCGAATGCCACACCTGTTAGCACCGAAGGGGATTCGATTTTAGATATGTGTGGTACCGGTGGTGATGGCGCGGGAACCTTCAACATCTCAACAATCTCTTCCTTTATCGTTGCCGCAGGAGGCGTGCAAGTATCGAAGCACGGCAACAGGGCTGTATCGTCGCAATGCGGCTCAGCCGATTTACTATCCGAGCTGGGTGTAAATATCGAGATGCCTGTTGAAAAGTTGAGTTCATGCCTTCAAGAAGTGGGAATGGCTTTCCTTTTTGCTCCAATGCTCCATCCTGCAATGAAACATGCAGCAGGACCGAGGCGTGAATTGAAGATGAGGACCATCTTTAATCTTTTAGGACCGATGACCAATCCGTCAAATCCGACTTTGCAGCTGATGGGCGTTTATGATTTTGATCTTGCCGTACTTGTAGCGGAAGTACTTCAAAACGTTGGTGTGAAGCGAGCTTTAATCGTGCAGGGCGCTGACGGATTGGATGAAGTGACACTCACGGGCGCAACAAGGTGCATGGAGCTTAATGAAAATTCCATAAATGAAATTGAACTTAACCCGGACTCTTTCAACCTTCCTCGCCTCAAAACAGAAGATATTTCAGGAGACTTCGATCCAAACAGATGCGGCGTTATTGCAACTGACATTCTCTCGGGTAAAGAAGGACCGAAAAGGGACATCGTGGTCGCGAATGCGTCAGCAGGACTGTATTTAGGAGGTAAATCCGGCACTTTTGAAGATGCGGCAAGACTTGCGGAAGACATTATCGACTCGGGAAAAGCTGCTGACCTACTCGAGAAATTAAAAGAATTCACGGCAAGGGCATGA
- the trpC gene encoding indole-3-glycerol phosphate synthase TrpC: MNKLEKIISDKREAVSRRMKEKSILRTRSDAEAMPPALDFRASLVNIATETRIIAEVKKSSPSADFGGNSLNVVDIAVSYERAGAAAISVLTEEYYFSGSMNDLRMIKASVDIPVLCKDFIIDPFQLYDARAAGADAILLIAAILDSYELPDFISICKTVGITPFVEVTDTSDIDKALNCDINWIGINCRDLKTFELDLKKIAELLPLIPDDFLVVAESGIKNSEDLNYINDLGIYAALIGSMFMKSDIPGRALEMLIGENHDKS; encoded by the coding sequence ATGAACAAACTTGAAAAAATAATCTCCGACAAAAGAGAAGCCGTCAGCAGACGGATGAAAGAAAAGTCTATTCTTAGAACCAGATCCGATGCCGAAGCGATGCCTCCGGCACTTGATTTCAGGGCATCTCTGGTAAACATTGCAACAGAGACCCGGATCATCGCGGAAGTGAAAAAATCGTCACCTTCTGCCGATTTCGGCGGAAACAGTCTGAATGTTGTCGATATAGCAGTCAGTTATGAACGAGCGGGCGCAGCGGCTATATCTGTTCTCACCGAAGAATATTATTTTTCAGGTTCAATGAATGATTTGCGCATGATAAAAGCATCAGTTGACATCCCTGTCCTCTGTAAGGATTTTATTATTGACCCGTTTCAGCTGTACGATGCCCGGGCTGCCGGAGCCGATGCAATACTTCTCATTGCTGCAATACTTGATTCATATGAACTTCCGGATTTTATATCCATATGCAAGACAGTGGGCATTACACCTTTTGTGGAAGTTACCGACACTTCAGATATTGATAAGGCGCTGAACTGCGATATCAACTGGATTGGAATCAATTGTAGAGACCTTAAAACTTTCGAACTGGACCTGAAAAAGATAGCAGAATTACTACCGCTTATTCCCGATGATTTTCTGGTCGTGGCTGAAAGCGGAATTAAAAACAGCGAAGATTTGAATTACATCAACGATCTTGGGATTTATGCCGCCTTGATCGGATCCATGTTTATGAAATCTGATATTCCGGGTAGGGCGCTGGAAATGCTTATCGGGGAAAATCATGACAAAAGTTAA
- a CDS encoding phosphoribosylanthranilate isomerase, with amino-acid sequence MTKVKICGITNPEDALYASGLGAAFIGIIFYPKSPRFVVNETALNIVSSLPDGVIPVGVFVNPKRNEIISAVEDTGIKAVQVHGSMDFNKLKELNIIQIRAFRINDSFDFNAIPDNEFDYTLLDNFINGQYGGTGKTFDWKNIPPSINRAKLILAGGLKPENVGTAIKTLKPAVVDVSSGVESSPGIKDESKVREFFKSVENADSGF; translated from the coding sequence ATGACAAAAGTTAAGATTTGCGGAATCACCAATCCTGAGGATGCGCTTTACGCTTCCGGGCTCGGCGCAGCTTTCATCGGCATAATATTTTATCCTAAAAGCCCACGGTTCGTCGTTAACGAAACAGCGCTCAATATCGTTTCCTCTCTGCCTGATGGGGTTATACCTGTTGGTGTCTTTGTAAATCCGAAGCGGAATGAAATTATTTCCGCCGTAGAAGACACCGGAATTAAAGCAGTTCAGGTTCACGGCTCCATGGATTTCAACAAGTTAAAGGAGTTGAATATTATTCAGATTCGCGCTTTTAGAATTAACGATTCATTCGATTTCAATGCTATCCCGGATAATGAATTCGATTATACACTTCTCGACAATTTTATCAACGGTCAATACGGCGGGACAGGTAAAACCTTTGACTGGAAGAATATACCCCCTTCTATTAATAGGGCGAAACTTATTCTCGCCGGAGGCTTGAAGCCCGAAAATGTCGGAACTGCTATCAAGACACTGAAGCCCGCCGTTGTTGACGTATCGAGTGGAGTTGAATCTTCTCCGGGAATTAAAGATGAGTCAAAAGTAAGAGAATTTTTCAAGTCAGTGGAGAATGCCGATAGTGGATTTTAA
- the trpB gene encoding tryptophan synthase subunit beta, whose product MPIVDFKKYNLPDTKGHFGKYGGSYVPETLIPALAELEKTYFDAMNDPEFNREYNYLLQSYSGRPTPLYLAEKLTKRVGGAKIYLKREDLGHTGSHKINNTLGQALIAVRMGKKRIIAETGAGQHGLAVATIAAKFGLEAVVYMGREDTVRQSLNVHKMELLGAEIVTVDSGSKTLKDAVNEAIRDWVTNVENTYYMIGSVVGPHPYPLMVRNFQRVIGIEAKEQYETIEKSLPSALVACVGGGSNSIGLFHPFLQTDVDIYGVEGGGKNMELGNHSATLSAGSPGILHGSMSYVIQDSEGQISSADSIAPGLDYPGVGPEHSFLKDSGRVNYSFVNDSEAIEAFKILSREEGIIPAIESSHAIAKVIKIAADYRQNEGVIVCLSGRGDKDFSQNRFPNGSSNGE is encoded by the coding sequence ATGCCGATAGTGGATTTTAAAAAATATAATCTGCCTGACACTAAAGGTCATTTCGGTAAGTATGGAGGCAGCTATGTGCCTGAAACCTTGATACCAGCTCTTGCAGAATTAGAGAAAACCTATTTTGACGCGATGAACGACCCCGAATTCAACAGGGAATATAATTACTTATTACAAAGTTATTCAGGTAGACCGACACCGCTCTATTTAGCCGAAAAACTCACCAAGAGAGTCGGTGGTGCGAAGATATACTTAAAACGCGAAGACCTCGGACATACGGGTTCGCACAAGATAAATAACACACTTGGACAGGCGCTCATTGCTGTGCGTATGGGCAAGAAGAGGATTATCGCCGAAACAGGCGCCGGTCAACACGGTCTCGCCGTAGCCACGATAGCAGCGAAATTCGGGCTGGAGGCGGTGGTGTATATGGGTCGGGAGGACACTGTCCGCCAATCTTTAAACGTTCATAAGATGGAGCTTCTGGGCGCCGAGATTGTCACTGTAGATTCCGGAAGCAAAACACTGAAAGACGCAGTCAATGAAGCAATCCGCGACTGGGTTACCAATGTTGAAAATACGTATTACATGATCGGCTCGGTGGTAGGCCCTCATCCTTACCCTCTGATGGTTCGTAACTTTCAGCGCGTTATCGGCATTGAAGCAAAGGAGCAATATGAGACAATAGAAAAATCGCTTCCATCGGCTCTTGTAGCATGCGTCGGAGGCGGAAGTAATTCCATAGGTCTTTTCCATCCTTTCCTCCAAACTGATGTTGATATTTACGGCGTTGAAGGAGGAGGAAAAAACATGGAATTAGGGAATCACTCCGCCACTCTCTCAGCCGGCTCACCCGGAATTCTTCACGGAAGCATGTCCTACGTTATTCAGGATTCTGAGGGTCAGATATCTTCTGCTGATTCCATTGCTCCCGGACTGGATTATCCCGGTGTTGGTCCTGAGCACTCGTTCCTCAAGGATTCCGGTAGAGTAAATTATTCTTTTGTTAACGATTCGGAAGCGATTGAAGCGTTTAAAATCCTTTCAAGAGAAGAAGGCATAATCCCTGCTATCGAATCATCGCATGCTATCGCGAAAGTTATTAAAATTGCCGCCGATTACCGTCAAAATGAAGGCGTAATTGTATGCCTTTCAGGCAGAGGCGACAAGGATTTTTCTCAGAACCGATTCCCCAATGGGAGTTCAAATGGAGAATAG
- a CDS encoding tryptophan synthase subunit alpha gives MSDTNKTLLVPYMVAGYPSYQRSLQVFELFAEEGADIIEIGMPFSDPLADGAVIQHAFSTSLSNGTTLEDVFSLVRSLRKKFETPIVLMGYLNPIYKKGIAAFLSDCVVSGVDGLIIPDLTPEEAGDFVASARERNISTIFLVAPNTTDERIKIISEISTEFIYCVSLLGVTGARNSLPEDIGEYLNHVKALSGRNTLVGFGVNSKETAAELAPFTDGIVIGSAIVERVNGEENSIDELRIFFKEIRESLNH, from the coding sequence ATGAGTGATACAAACAAAACTCTATTGGTTCCTTACATGGTCGCAGGATACCCGTCATATCAAAGATCATTACAAGTGTTTGAGCTGTTTGCAGAAGAAGGTGCGGATATAATTGAAATCGGCATGCCGTTCTCCGACCCGCTCGCCGATGGCGCAGTGATCCAGCATGCCTTTTCAACCTCTCTGTCAAACGGCACCACGCTTGAGGATGTCTTCAGCTTAGTCAGGTCATTAAGAAAGAAATTTGAAACGCCCATTGTTCTGATGGGCTACCTTAATCCCATCTATAAAAAAGGGATAGCTGCTTTCCTTTCAGATTGCGTTGTATCAGGAGTGGATGGGCTTATCATTCCCGATTTGACTCCTGAAGAGGCTGGTGATTTTGTGGCTTCGGCTCGAGAACGAAACATAAGCACCATATTCCTTGTAGCCCCGAACACTACTGACGAACGGATAAAAATCATCAGCGAAATATCCACAGAATTCATTTATTGTGTCTCATTATTGGGAGTCACCGGCGCAAGAAATTCTCTACCCGAAGACATTGGTGAATATTTGAACCATGTAAAAGCTCTCTCCGGCAGAAACACACTTGTGGGTTTTGGCGTTAATTCAAAAGAAACTGCCGCTGAACTGGCGCCGTTCACGGACGGAATAGTGATAGGCAGCGCTATTGTTGAGCGTGTGAATGGAGAAGAAAACTCTATTGATGAATTAAGAATCTTCTTTAAAGAAATTAGGGAATCACTCAATCATTGA
- the pheA gene encoding chorismate mutase, translating to MDKLAELRKEIDSVDSRLLKLFNERSEYAIKIGIIKSDEHQEIYDPEREREIIKRMLGQNEGPLDEKAVIGLFQRLIDESRRVEKNAGTSKT from the coding sequence ATAGATAAATTAGCTGAATTAAGAAAAGAAATCGATTCAGTCGACAGCCGCTTACTGAAACTTTTCAACGAAAGGTCGGAATACGCTATTAAGATCGGCATTATCAAATCAGATGAGCATCAGGAGATTTACGACCCTGAAAGAGAAAGAGAAATCATTAAAAGGATGTTAGGGCAAAATGAGGGACCTCTTGATGAAAAGGCGGTTATCGGGCTCTTTCAACGGTTGATTGATGAATCGAGGAGAGTGGAAAAAAATGCCGGTACATCAAAAACTTAG
- the aroF gene encoding 3-deoxy-7-phosphoheptulonate synthase, producing the protein MIIVMESGAEESEIQEVISRLTSMDLDVHRSDGISQVVIGAIGLTGDIELRDFELMKSVSHVIRISEPYKRASRAMHPEKTIINVRGVDIGGENVVIMAGPCAVESKEHVMEMAEIVSKAGAKILRGGAYKPRTSPYSFQGLGEKGLIYMRDAADVYDLAVVTEIMDPNLIPLMSDYADIFQVGTRNMQNYSLLKELGKTKKPILLKRGLSATIEEWLMSAEYIMAGGNPNVMLCERGIRTFEGYTRNTFDISAIPVVESLSHLPIIADPSHATGRRDKVSPVARASIAAGADGLLIEVHSDPENALSDGAQSLYPEQLTKLMNEIKIIASAVNRSVE; encoded by the coding sequence ATGATTATTGTAATGGAATCGGGTGCAGAAGAAAGTGAAATCCAGGAGGTAATATCACGGTTGACGTCGATGGACCTTGATGTCCATCGTTCAGACGGAATATCTCAGGTTGTCATCGGAGCTATCGGATTGACCGGAGACATTGAGCTCCGCGATTTCGAACTGATGAAAAGCGTAAGTCATGTAATTCGAATTTCGGAGCCTTATAAGAGAGCAAGTCGCGCCATGCATCCCGAAAAGACGATCATAAACGTCCGCGGTGTAGATATCGGGGGCGAAAATGTAGTTATCATGGCAGGACCGTGTGCTGTCGAATCTAAAGAACATGTCATGGAAATGGCGGAGATTGTGAGCAAGGCCGGAGCGAAAATTCTGCGAGGCGGAGCTTATAAACCAAGAACCTCTCCCTATTCGTTTCAAGGACTCGGAGAAAAAGGTCTTATTTATATGCGTGACGCAGCGGATGTTTACGACCTTGCAGTTGTAACGGAAATTATGGACCCGAATCTGATACCGCTGATGTCGGATTACGCGGACATCTTTCAGGTCGGCACACGGAATATGCAGAATTATTCACTTCTGAAAGAGCTGGGCAAAACGAAAAAACCCATTTTGCTGAAAAGAGGGCTTTCTGCGACCATAGAGGAATGGTTGATGTCGGCTGAATACATAATGGCGGGTGGAAATCCCAATGTGATGCTGTGCGAACGCGGAATACGAACATTTGAGGGTTATACAAGAAATACTTTCGACATCTCCGCCATTCCCGTGGTTGAAAGCCTGAGTCATCTTCCCATCATCGCTGACCCGAGTCACGCAACAGGAAGAAGAGACAAAGTAAGTCCCGTGGCAAGAGCGTCAATCGCCGCGGGTGCGGATGGACTCTTAATAGAGGTGCATTCCGACCCTGAAAACGCCCTTTCTGACGGTGCGCAATCGCTTTATCCCGAGCAACTCACCAAACTTATGAACGAAATAAAAATTATCGCCTCGGCAGTGAATAGATCGGTTGAGTAA